One Rhodoferax ferrireducens T118 DNA segment encodes these proteins:
- a CDS encoding rhodanese-like domain-containing protein, producing the protein MTSTPTGKPASSPPVPAPASADPAVAQVHPAQGYAGDISPQLACQWWQSGDAVLVDVRSDAERAWVGFVPGALALAWKQWPGMTLNPDFDAQLLAAVPAGKKVVMLCRSGIRSVATAQRATELGLQAYNILEGFEGDPDAQGQRGHSGGWRFHGLPWRQG; encoded by the coding sequence ATGACATCCACCCCGACCGGCAAGCCCGCCTCGAGCCCCCCCGTGCCCGCCCCGGCAAGCGCTGACCCCGCCGTGGCGCAGGTTCACCCGGCCCAAGGCTATGCCGGTGATATCTCTCCCCAACTCGCCTGCCAATGGTGGCAGTCCGGCGACGCGGTGCTGGTCGATGTGCGCAGCGACGCCGAACGGGCCTGGGTTGGTTTTGTACCGGGCGCATTGGCGCTGGCCTGGAAGCAGTGGCCGGGCATGACCCTGAACCCCGACTTTGACGCGCAATTGCTGGCCGCGGTGCCAGCGGGCAAAAAAGTCGTCATGCTGTGCCGCAGTGGCATACGCTCGGTGGCAACGGCGCAGCGCGCCACCGAACTCGGGCTGCAGGCCTACAACATCCTCGAAGGCTTCGAAGGCGACCCGGATGCGCAGGGGCAGCGCGGTCACAGCGGGGGTTGGCGCTTTCACGGTCTGCCCTGGCGCCAGGGTTGA
- a CDS encoding type III pantothenate kinase translates to MTFLAIDVGNTRLKWALYTHPHRDAPLLAQGAEFLDNIDKLADGAWATLTPPTHMLGCIVAGDAVRRRVEAQMELWDVAPQWVVASAGEAGLTNGYDYPARLGADRWVAMIGAWHHAFSTGPARPLVVVMVGTAVTVDAIDASGKFLGGLILPGHGIMLRALESGTAGLHVPTGEVREFPTNTSDALTSGGTFAIAGAVNCMVQHLRDHCGTEPKCIMAGGAGWKMAPSMSVQFELVDNLIFDGLLEMAARRFID, encoded by the coding sequence ATGACATTTCTGGCCATCGACGTTGGCAACACGCGCCTGAAGTGGGCGCTGTACACCCACCCCCACCGCGATGCGCCCCTGCTGGCGCAAGGCGCCGAGTTTCTTGACAACATTGACAAACTGGCCGATGGCGCCTGGGCGACGCTGACGCCGCCGACGCACATGCTGGGTTGCATCGTGGCCGGGGATGCGGTGCGACGCCGCGTCGAGGCCCAAATGGAACTCTGGGATGTCGCGCCGCAATGGGTCGTGGCCAGCGCGGGCGAAGCGGGCTTGACCAATGGCTACGACTACCCGGCGCGTCTGGGCGCCGACCGATGGGTGGCCATGATCGGGGCCTGGCACCACGCGTTCAGCACCGGTCCGGCGCGCCCCCTGGTGGTGGTCATGGTCGGCACCGCCGTCACGGTGGATGCGATTGACGCCAGCGGCAAGTTTTTGGGTGGTTTGATTTTGCCCGGCCACGGCATCATGCTGCGCGCCCTCGAATCGGGCACGGCCGGGCTGCATGTACCCACCGGCGAGGTGCGCGAGTTTCCCACCAACACCAGCGACGCCCTCACCAGTGGCGGCACCTTTGCCATTGCCGGCGCCGTGAATTGCATGGTGCAGCACCTGCGGGACCACTGCGGCACCGAGCCCAAGTGCATCATGGCGGGCGGCGCCGGCTGGAAGATGGCGCCCAGCATGTCGGTGCAGTTTGAGCTGGTGGACAACCTGATATTTGACGGCCTGCTGGAGATGGCGGCCCGGCGGTTTATTGATTAA
- a CDS encoding M20 aminoacylase family protein, whose amino-acid sequence MKLIDSIVTQTAGMAAVRREIHAHPELCFKEVHTADLVASKLTEWGIPIHRGLGQTGVVGIVKNGTSSRAIGLRADMDALPMQELNTFAHVSTQPGKMHACGHDGHTAMLLAAAQHLAVNRHFDGTVYLIFQPAEEGGGGAREMIKDGLFEQFPMDAVFGMHNWPGAEVGQFAVSPGAVMASSNEFKITLRGKGGHGAMPHNAIDPVPVACQLVQAFQTIISRNIKPIDAGVISVTMIHAGEATNVIANTCELQGTVRTFSLDVLDLIEQRMKQITDHLCAAFAMTCDFEFKRNYPPTVNSVAEAEFARRVMASIVGADQVTAQEPTMGAEDFSFMLQAKPGCYAFIANGDGTHRDMGHGGGPCMLHNASYDFNDELIPLGATYWVRLVQAWLKTGA is encoded by the coding sequence ATGAAACTTATTGATTCCATCGTGACCCAGACGGCCGGTATGGCCGCCGTTCGGCGCGAAATCCACGCCCACCCCGAGCTGTGTTTCAAGGAAGTTCATACCGCCGATCTGGTGGCGAGCAAGCTCACCGAGTGGGGTATTCCGATCCACCGTGGCTTGGGGCAAACCGGCGTGGTCGGCATCGTCAAAAACGGCACATCGAGTCGGGCGATTGGTTTGCGCGCGGACATGGACGCGTTGCCGATGCAGGAACTCAACACCTTTGCCCACGTCAGCACGCAGCCCGGCAAGATGCACGCCTGCGGCCATGACGGGCACACCGCCATGCTGCTGGCAGCGGCACAGCACCTCGCCGTCAATCGCCATTTTGACGGCACGGTTTATCTGATTTTCCAGCCGGCAGAAGAAGGTGGTGGCGGCGCGCGCGAGATGATCAAGGACGGTTTGTTTGAGCAGTTTCCGATGGACGCGGTGTTTGGCATGCACAACTGGCCGGGCGCTGAGGTGGGCCAGTTTGCCGTCAGTCCGGGTGCGGTGATGGCGTCCAGCAACGAGTTCAAGATCACCCTGCGCGGCAAGGGCGGGCATGGCGCCATGCCGCACAACGCAATCGACCCGGTGCCCGTGGCCTGCCAATTGGTGCAGGCGTTTCAGACCATCATCAGCCGCAACATCAAGCCGATTGACGCGGGGGTGATTTCCGTCACCATGATCCACGCCGGCGAGGCCACCAATGTCATCGCCAACACCTGCGAGCTGCAGGGCACGGTGCGCACGTTCTCGCTGGACGTGCTGGACCTGATTGAGCAGCGCATGAAGCAAATCACCGACCATCTCTGCGCCGCCTTTGCCATGACTTGCGATTTTGAATTCAAGCGCAACTACCCGCCCACCGTCAACAGCGTCGCGGAGGCCGAGTTTGCGCGCCGGGTCATGGCGAGCATCGTCGGCGCAGACCAGGTGACGGCGCAGGAGCCGACCATGGGTGCGGAAGATTTTTCTTTCATGCTGCAAGCCAAACCGGGTTGCTACGCTTTCATCGCCAATGGTGATGGCACGCACCGCGACATGGGTCACGGCGGCGGCCCCTGCATGCTGCACAACGCCAGTTACGATTTCAACGATGAATTGATCCCGCTGGGTGCCACCTACTGGGTGCGGCTGGTGCAGGCGTGGCTCAAAACTGGTGCCTGA
- a CDS encoding endonuclease/exonuclease/phosphatase family protein — MSSPESLSQVSEAPTVAAPPLDEADARAAAQEAIAEAALSFSIKVLTVNIHKGFTFFNRKFILHELREAVRSVGADVVFLQEVTGSHARHERRVADYPTNPHYEFLADSIWPQFAYGRNAVYPGGHHGNAVLSKFHIVSFENHDVSIIGPERRGLLHCVLQVPGLDTQVHVICVHLGLAESHRLLQLHMLCDLVHQHIPASAPVIVAGDFNDWRRRAHAVLAQGANLHEVFVQAYGKAARTFPARLPVLALDRIYVRNAIGHAPLVLPIRPWSHLSDHAPLAATIEL, encoded by the coding sequence ATGTCTTCGCCCGAATCCCTTAGCCAAGTCAGTGAAGCACCGACCGTTGCAGCGCCTCCCCTCGATGAAGCTGATGCGCGCGCTGCTGCCCAGGAGGCTATCGCCGAAGCGGCGTTGAGTTTTTCCATCAAGGTGCTGACGGTCAACATCCACAAAGGGTTCACCTTCTTCAACCGCAAATTCATCCTCCACGAGTTGCGCGAAGCGGTTCGCAGCGTGGGCGCCGATGTTGTGTTCCTGCAGGAGGTGACCGGCTCCCACGCCCGCCATGAGCGCCGGGTCGCCGACTACCCGACCAACCCCCACTACGAGTTCCTGGCCGACAGCATCTGGCCGCAGTTTGCCTACGGCCGCAATGCCGTCTACCCTGGCGGCCACCACGGCAATGCCGTGTTGTCGAAGTTCCACATCGTCAGTTTCGAGAACCACGACGTGTCCATCATCGGGCCCGAACGGCGTGGACTGTTGCACTGTGTGCTGCAGGTGCCAGGCCTTGACACGCAAGTCCACGTCATTTGCGTGCACCTCGGTCTGGCCGAGTCGCACCGCCTCCTGCAGTTGCACATGTTGTGCGACCTGGTGCACCAGCACATACCGGCGAGCGCCCCGGTGATCGTGGCCGGCGACTTCAACGACTGGCGCCGCCGCGCCCACGCGGTGCTGGCGCAGGGCGCCAATCTGCATGAAGTATTTGTGCAGGCCTATGGCAAGGCTGCCCGCACTTTTCCGGCGCGCTTGCCGGTGCTGGCGCTGGACCGCATTTATGTGCGCAACGCCATTGGCCATGCGCCGCTGGTGCTGCCCATCAGGCCCTGGTCCCACCTGTCGGACCACGCGCCGCTGGCGGCAACGATCGAATTATGA
- the clsB gene encoding cardiolipin synthase ClsB — MKNRWVSGNRVTLLINGDAYFPRVFECIAAAEHEVLLETFILFEDKVGLALQAALLGAARRGVQIDITIDGYGSPDLSPAFISALTQAGVRVHVFDPSPRLWGYRTNMFRRMHRKIVVVDGSRAFVGGINYSDDHLVDFGPTAKQDYAIEIEGPLVSHIQHFARSQLLIGQGEPPRLRDRLFGHEPDVPALPELPAAGKAVALLVTRDNRQHKSDIERHYRVAIRTARHRVLIANAYFFPGYRLLKQLRKAAQRGVDVRLILQGEPDMPIVKVAAGLLYHHLLSAGVKIYEYSERPLHGKVALTDNAWSTVGSSNLDPLSLALNLEANVIIRDTAFNQLLGEHLAQLMQNSCKQILIGDVAETGLWVRLRSFLVFHLLRHYPAWFGWLPVHTPRLTLPDQALAQSGGDRVNEGRVS, encoded by the coding sequence ATGAAAAACCGATGGGTCAGCGGCAACCGGGTGACCCTGCTGATCAATGGCGATGCCTATTTCCCGCGCGTGTTTGAGTGCATTGCCGCGGCCGAGCACGAGGTCCTGCTGGAGACCTTCATCCTGTTTGAAGACAAGGTCGGCCTGGCCCTGCAGGCAGCGCTGCTGGGCGCGGCGCGGCGCGGCGTGCAGATCGATATCACCATTGACGGTTACGGCTCGCCCGACCTGTCTCCCGCCTTCATCTCGGCGCTGACACAGGCCGGCGTGCGGGTCCACGTGTTTGACCCCAGCCCCAGGCTATGGGGCTACCGCACCAACATGTTCCGGCGCATGCACCGCAAGATCGTCGTGGTCGACGGTAGTCGCGCCTTTGTCGGCGGCATCAACTACTCCGACGACCACCTGGTTGACTTCGGTCCGACCGCCAAACAGGACTATGCGATTGAAATTGAGGGGCCGCTGGTCAGCCACATCCAGCACTTTGCTCGCAGCCAGTTGCTCATTGGCCAGGGTGAGCCGCCCAGGCTTCGTGACCGGCTGTTCGGGCACGAGCCCGACGTCCCGGCGTTACCTGAGCTGCCGGCGGCAGGCAAGGCCGTGGCGCTTTTGGTCACGCGTGACAACCGCCAACACAAAAGCGACATCGAACGTCACTACCGCGTTGCCATCCGCACGGCGCGCCACCGGGTCCTGATCGCCAACGCCTATTTTTTCCCCGGCTACCGCTTGCTCAAGCAACTGCGCAAGGCCGCGCAACGCGGCGTGGATGTGCGCCTGATCCTGCAGGGCGAGCCCGACATGCCGATAGTCAAAGTCGCGGCCGGCCTGCTGTACCACCACTTGTTGAGCGCCGGGGTGAAGATTTATGAATACAGCGAGCGTCCGCTGCACGGCAAGGTCGCGCTGACCGACAACGCATGGTCGACCGTCGGCTCCAGCAACCTGGATCCGCTGAGCCTGGCGCTGAATCTGGAGGCCAACGTCATCATCAGGGACACCGCCTTCAACCAGCTTCTGGGCGAGCACCTGGCACAGTTGATGCAAAACAGCTGCAAGCAGATCCTGATTGGCGATGTGGCCGAGACCGGTCTGTGGGTGAGGCTGCGCAGCTTCCTGGTGTTCCATCTGTTGCGGCACTACCCGGCCTGGTTTGGCTGGTTGCCGGTCCATACGCCGCGCCTGACACTGCCCGACCAAGCGCTGGCCCAGTCGGGCGGCGACCGCGTGAATGAAGGCCGGGTGTCATGA
- a CDS encoding lysylphosphatidylglycerol synthase domain-containing protein: MTHAPARHRITTKVWWPWLKRFATAAFFTLVAWLLVTQARAIEWNEVLATLANYPGHTLLVAAALALLSLTLYSSFDLLGRHYTGHTLRARTVMRVTFISYVFNLNMGSLVGGVALRYRLYTRLGLNAGVITRVMTLSMLANWIGYLLLAGVIFGFHAPALPPGWVIGSGGLQVLGFVLLALALLYLLLCAVLRRRSFVLWGHELNLPSLRLAALQLGMGAANWLLMGGIVFVLLQQRIAFPTVVSVLLVAAVASVIAHVPAGLGVLEAVFIALLSHQLPTHELLAALLAYRLIYYLAPLTLAAVLYLVAETRAKKSAPARRQGSAAADKELE, from the coding sequence ATGACACATGCGCCAGCGCGGCACCGCATCACCACCAAGGTCTGGTGGCCCTGGCTCAAGCGCTTTGCCACAGCCGCTTTTTTCACGCTGGTGGCCTGGCTGCTGGTCACGCAGGCACGCGCGATCGAATGGAACGAGGTGCTGGCCACCCTAGCCAACTATCCCGGGCACACACTGCTGGTTGCCGCCGCGCTGGCCCTGCTCAGCCTGACCCTGTACAGCTCATTTGACCTGTTGGGGCGCCATTACACCGGCCACACGCTGCGTGCGCGCACCGTGATGCGGGTCACCTTCATCAGCTACGTGTTCAACCTCAATATGGGTTCGCTGGTGGGCGGCGTCGCCCTGCGCTACCGGCTTTACACACGGCTGGGCTTGAACGCCGGCGTGATCACCCGCGTCATGACCCTGAGCATGTTGGCCAACTGGATCGGCTACCTGCTGCTGGCGGGCGTCATTTTTGGCTTTCACGCCCCGGCGCTGCCACCCGGCTGGGTCATTGGCAGTGGTGGCCTGCAGGTTCTGGGTTTTGTGCTGCTGGCGCTGGCGCTGCTGTATCTGCTGCTGTGCGCTGTGTTGCGCCGGCGCAGCTTTGTTCTCTGGGGCCACGAGCTGAACCTGCCCTCGCTGCGCTTGGCGGCGCTGCAATTGGGCATGGGCGCGGCCAACTGGCTGCTGATGGGCGGTATCGTCTTCGTGCTGTTGCAGCAAAGAATCGCGTTCCCCACCGTGGTCAGCGTGCTGCTGGTCGCGGCCGTGGCCAGCGTGATCGCCCACGTGCCGGCCGGGCTCGGCGTGCTCGAGGCGGTCTTCATCGCCCTGCTGTCGCACCAGTTGCCCACGCACGAATTGCTGGCTGCCTTGCTGGCCTACCGCCTGATCTACTACCTGGCCCCGCTGACGCTGGCGGCCGTGCTGTACCTGGTGGCGGAAACACGGGCCAAAAAATCGGCGCCCGCACGCCGTCAGGGCAGCGCGGCGGCGGACAAGGAATTGGAATAA
- a CDS encoding molybdopterin-containing oxidoreductase family protein yields the protein MNPSSSPLSDATPTQVLGACPHDCPDTCSMLTTVAGGIAIKVQGNPAHPHTDGALCTKVSRYTERTYHPERLLHPLKRVGPKGAGQFERVSWDDALQDIATRLKTISSRGPQAAQAILPYSYAGTMGLIQGDGMSARFFHKLGASLLDRTICAAAGGEGLTQTLGGKVGMRVEFFAEAQLILIWGSNSIASNLHFWRYAQVAKRNGAKLICIDPRLSETADKCHEHIALLPGTDGALALALMHELITHDWLDHDYLTHYTLGWDLLRERALQWSPERAAGVCGINPEQIRALARDYGACAASRAPAAIRINYGMQRVHGGGNAVRLIASLPALIGAWRHRAGGVLLSSSSMFPVKKAALQRPDLLAGKTPRTLNMSTIGDELLRPASTAFGPAIEALIVYNSNPVAVAPESAKVVQGFAREDLFTVVLEHFQTDTADYADYILPATTQLEHWDVHSSYGHTDALLNRPAIAPLGEAKPNTQIFRELAARMGFTEPCFADDDVALCRMAYGDAVDFDELLHHGFATLKTPEAPFAQGKFPTPSGKCEFFSARLAAQGLDGLPDHVPNYEAFASSPLYPLAMISPPARNFLNSTFVNVRSLQDSEREPLLEMHATDAAARGIQSGDVVRVFNARGEYRCKAEISRRARPGVVNGLGVWWRKLGLSGTNVNQLTSQNLTDLGGGPTFYDCLVQVMADQAS from the coding sequence ATGAATCCAAGCTCCTCCCCCCTCTCTGACGCCACCCCGACCCAGGTGCTGGGCGCCTGCCCGCACGACTGTCCCGACACTTGCTCCATGCTGACCACCGTCGCCGGCGGCATCGCCATCAAGGTGCAGGGCAACCCGGCCCATCCGCATACCGACGGCGCCCTGTGCACCAAGGTGTCGCGCTATACCGAGCGCACCTACCACCCCGAGCGCCTGCTGCACCCGCTCAAACGTGTCGGCCCCAAGGGCGCCGGCCAGTTCGAGCGCGTGAGCTGGGACGACGCGTTGCAGGACATCGCGACCCGACTCAAAACCATCTCCAGCCGGGGGCCGCAAGCGGCGCAAGCCATCCTGCCCTACAGCTACGCCGGCACCATGGGGCTGATCCAGGGCGACGGCATGTCGGCCCGCTTCTTCCACAAACTGGGCGCCTCCCTGCTGGACCGCACCATCTGCGCCGCCGCTGGCGGCGAGGGGCTGACCCAGACCCTGGGCGGCAAGGTCGGCATGCGGGTCGAATTTTTTGCCGAAGCCCAACTGATCCTGATCTGGGGCAGCAACTCGATTGCCAGCAACCTGCACTTCTGGCGCTACGCCCAGGTGGCCAAGCGCAACGGCGCCAAGCTGATCTGCATTGACCCGCGTTTGAGCGAAACGGCGGATAAATGCCACGAACACATCGCGCTGCTGCCCGGCACCGACGGCGCGCTGGCGCTGGCGCTGATGCACGAGCTCATCACCCACGACTGGCTCGATCACGACTACCTGACGCACTACACGCTGGGTTGGGACCTGCTGCGTGAGCGGGCGCTGCAATGGTCACCGGAGCGGGCCGCGGGGGTGTGCGGCATCAACCCCGAGCAGATCCGTGCCCTGGCCCGTGACTACGGTGCCTGTGCGGCCAGCCGTGCGCCGGCGGCGATCCGCATCAACTATGGGATGCAACGCGTCCACGGCGGCGGCAATGCCGTGCGCCTGATTGCCTCTCTACCCGCCTTGATTGGCGCCTGGCGCCACCGCGCCGGCGGTGTCCTGCTCTCCAGTTCGAGCATGTTCCCGGTTAAAAAAGCGGCACTGCAGCGGCCCGACCTGCTGGCCGGCAAAACCCCGCGCACCCTCAACATGAGCACCATTGGGGACGAGCTGCTGCGCCCGGCCAGCACGGCTTTCGGCCCGGCGATTGAGGCGCTGATCGTCTACAACAGCAACCCGGTGGCGGTCGCGCCCGAGTCGGCCAAGGTGGTGCAGGGCTTCGCGCGGGAAGACCTCTTCACTGTGGTGCTGGAGCACTTCCAGACCGACACCGCCGACTATGCCGACTACATCCTGCCCGCCACGACGCAACTGGAGCATTGGGACGTGCATTCGAGCTACGGCCACACCGATGCGCTACTCAATCGCCCGGCCATTGCGCCGCTGGGCGAGGCCAAACCCAACACGCAGATTTTTCGCGAGCTGGCCGCGCGCATGGGTTTCACCGAGCCCTGCTTTGCCGACGATGACGTGGCGCTATGCCGCATGGCCTATGGCGACGCCGTTGATTTTGACGAGTTGCTCCATCACGGCTTTGCCACGCTGAAAACACCCGAGGCACCATTTGCCCAGGGCAAGTTCCCCACGCCCTCCGGCAAATGCGAGTTTTTCAGCGCCCGGCTGGCGGCGCAGGGGCTGGACGGCCTGCCCGACCATGTGCCCAACTACGAAGCGTTTGCGTCGTCGCCGCTGTATCCGCTGGCCATGATCTCGCCACCCGCGCGCAATTTCCTGAACTCCACGTTCGTCAATGTGCGGAGCCTGCAGGACTCGGAGCGCGAGCCGCTGCTGGAAATGCATGCGACCGATGCGGCGGCGCGTGGCATCCAGAGCGGCGACGTCGTGCGTGTCTTCAACGCCCGTGGCGAGTACCGCTGCAAGGCAGAAATCTCCCGGCGCGCGCGCCCCGGTGTAGTCAATGGCCTGGGCGTGTGGTGGCGCAAGCTGGGCCTGAGCGGCACCAATGTGAATCAGCTCACCAGTCAAAACCTGACCGACCTGGGCGGCGGCCCCACGTTTTACGACTGCCTGGTGCAGGTGATGGCGGACCAGGCTTCATGA
- a CDS encoding LysR family transcriptional regulator, with product MSINSPLDNLPDMVVFARVVDAGSFSGAARQLGLTPSAVSRQVARLEGVLRVRLLERTTRKLRLTEAGSAAFTRCQALVAAAREVMALSDSQSATPRGLVRVSMPKAFGRQVVHPLMPAFLARYPEVDVQLIITDRTVDLFEESIDLAIRITDVPPPGLAGRPLTSIRHLVCASSQYLAAHGTPAHPRDLVQHSCLYLGEDERDRHWRFQRGAEEATVRVSGRYVANHSEVRLDGARQHLGIASLPEFTAREALAKADLVTVLDDWEHKTDYAGTAWLLYPPNRFLAVKLRVWIDFLVAALGP from the coding sequence GTGAGCATCAATAGCCCGCTTGATAACCTGCCTGACATGGTGGTATTTGCCCGTGTGGTGGATGCCGGCAGCTTTTCGGGCGCGGCCCGTCAGTTGGGTTTGACCCCGTCAGCCGTGAGCCGCCAGGTGGCACGGCTGGAGGGGGTATTGCGGGTGCGGCTGCTGGAGCGCACCACCCGCAAGCTGCGCCTGACGGAGGCGGGCAGTGCCGCGTTCACGCGCTGCCAGGCCTTGGTGGCGGCCGCGCGCGAGGTGATGGCCCTGAGCGACAGCCAAAGCGCCACACCGCGTGGGCTGGTACGGGTGAGCATGCCCAAAGCCTTTGGCAGACAGGTGGTGCACCCGCTGATGCCTGCGTTCCTGGCACGCTACCCCGAGGTGGATGTGCAACTCATCATCACTGACCGCACGGTGGACCTGTTTGAGGAGTCCATCGACCTGGCCATTCGCATCACCGATGTACCACCACCGGGCCTGGCGGGCCGACCTCTGACATCGATTCGCCATCTGGTTTGCGCCAGCTCGCAGTACCTGGCAGCGCATGGCACGCCAGCGCACCCGCGTGATCTGGTGCAGCACAGTTGCCTTTACCTGGGCGAGGACGAGCGCGACCGCCACTGGCGTTTTCAAAGAGGGGCTGAAGAAGCCACGGTGCGGGTCAGCGGGCGCTATGTGGCCAATCACAGCGAAGTGCGCCTGGACGGTGCGCGGCAGCATCTGGGTATTGCCAGCCTGCCTGAATTTACCGCCCGCGAGGCCCTGGCCAAGGCGGACTTGGTGACGGTTCTGGATGACTGGGAGCACAAGACCGATTACGCCGGCACGGCCTGGCTGCTGTACCCGCCGAATCGCTTTCTGGCGGTCAAGTTGCGCGTGTGGATCGATTTTCTGGTGGCCGCATTGGGGCCCTGA
- a CDS encoding DMT family transporter translates to MTTLTLPQPKHLLRLSDFTLLLVAMVWGTSYGVAKGALAFYPVLGFLAVRFTLTFVLLLPALLRAPAVQKRDALRTGLPLGMLMLGIFLCETFGVAHTQASNAAFLISLCVVLTPFAEWWLLGRRPAQAMFVFAAISLLGAALLGGGISGRLSWGDGLMLAAAVLRAITVCQTSQLTRHSSASALALTAVQAGVIGIGSLLLALLMPGDLSALPTQATFWQATLYLVLGCTVFAFFAQNWALKHSAPSRVALLTSTEPAFGALFAVLWLGESLSATAWLGGGLIVLAALWTTWRRS, encoded by the coding sequence ATGACCACCTTGACCCTGCCCCAACCCAAACACCTGCTGCGCCTGTCCGACTTCACCCTGCTGCTGGTGGCCATGGTCTGGGGCACCAGCTATGGCGTGGCCAAAGGGGCTCTGGCTTTTTACCCGGTACTGGGCTTTCTGGCGGTGCGTTTTACGCTGACCTTTGTCCTGCTGCTGCCGGCACTGCTGCGCGCACCCGCCGTTCAAAAGCGCGATGCCCTGCGCACGGGCCTGCCGCTGGGCATGCTGATGCTGGGCATTTTCTTGTGTGAAACATTTGGTGTCGCCCATACCCAGGCCAGCAACGCCGCTTTTCTGATCAGCCTGTGCGTGGTGCTGACGCCGTTTGCCGAGTGGTGGCTGCTGGGCCGCCGTCCGGCGCAGGCCATGTTTGTGTTTGCGGCCATTTCACTGCTGGGGGCGGCGTTGCTTGGCGGCGGCATCTCTGGCCGCTTGAGTTGGGGCGACGGCCTGATGCTGGCCGCGGCGGTGCTGCGCGCCATCACGGTGTGCCAGACCAGCCAGCTCACCCGCCACAGCAGTGCATCGGCACTGGCACTCACGGCCGTGCAGGCCGGCGTGATTGGCATCGGCAGCCTGCTGCTGGCCCTGCTGATGCCCGGTGATTTGTCTGCGCTGCCGACCCAGGCTACCTTCTGGCAGGCCACGCTGTACCTGGTGCTGGGCTGTACGGTGTTTGCCTTCTTTGCCCAAAACTGGGCCCTCAAACACAGCGCGCCCAGCCGGGTTGCCCTGCTGACCAGCACCGAGCCCGCCTTTGGCGCCCTGTTTGCGGTGCTCTGGCTGGGCGAGAGTCTCAGCGCCACGGCTTGGCTGGGCGGCGGGCTGATTGTGTTGGCGGCACTGTGGACCACGTGGCGGCGCAGCTAA
- a CDS encoding TetR/AcrR family transcriptional regulator, producing MQVIDKPSKQRTEVRQASLVEAALRLAAQRSPADITTGDLAQAVGITQGAVFRHFASKEAIWLAVLDWVTQTLMSRLQAAAQGAQAAESAAMKIPPSGPESAQPALVSPSSGSNRSALTALQAVFMAHVDFVVTHPGVPRVIFQELQQPHDTALKARVRDLLLQYRRLLMQLLQQVQTQKAMAPDIDLRAAAVLFIGSVQGLVMQAMISGDVPAMAVQAPGVFAIFQRGLLAQAPL from the coding sequence ATGCAAGTCATCGACAAACCTTCCAAGCAGCGCACCGAGGTGCGTCAGGCCAGCCTGGTTGAAGCCGCGTTGCGGCTGGCGGCGCAGCGCAGCCCGGCGGACATCACGACGGGCGACCTGGCGCAGGCGGTCGGCATCACCCAAGGCGCCGTGTTTCGGCACTTTGCCAGCAAAGAAGCCATCTGGCTGGCGGTGCTGGACTGGGTTACTCAAACGCTGATGAGCCGCCTGCAAGCTGCCGCGCAAGGGGCCCAGGCAGCAGAATCCGCCGCGATGAAGATCCCGCCCAGCGGACCCGAATCAGCCCAACCCGCCCTGGTTTCACCAAGCTCGGGCTCAAACCGCTCGGCACTGACCGCCCTGCAAGCTGTCTTCATGGCCCACGTGGATTTTGTGGTGACGCACCCCGGCGTGCCGCGCGTGATTTTTCAGGAGTTGCAACAGCCACACGACACCGCCCTCAAAGCGCGCGTGCGGGATCTGCTGCTGCAGTACCGGCGCTTGCTCATGCAACTCTTGCAGCAAGTCCAAACACAAAAAGCGATGGCGCCAGATATCGATTTACGGGCTGCTGCCGTTCTGTTCATCGGCTCGGTGCAGGGGCTGGTGATGCAAGCAATGATCTCTGGTGATGTGCCCGCCATGGCCGTACAAGCCCCTGGCGTATTTGCCATCTTCCAGCGCGGCCTGCTTGCCCAAGCGCCCCTTTGA